In Bogoriella caseilytica, the genomic window AGCAGTTCCGCTCACGAGACCGCAACTCAGGTCATCTCCGCCCGACGTGGCATCGAAACGCTGAAGGAGCGTGTCCGCCGTGCCGTCGCCCACTGATGCTCCCCTCGTCTCCATCGTGATGCCGTGCCGGAACGCGGAGACCTTCGTCGAGGACGCGATCCACCAGGCCTGTCACCAGACGCTGCTCGACATCGAGATCATCGTCGTCGACGACGGCTCCACCGATGGGACGTACGACAAAGCCTTGTTCCTGGCCGCCAAGGACCCACGGGTGCGGGCGATTCCGGTCCGACCAGGTGGCGGCGTCGCGCGTGCACGCGAGGTGGGGGTCCGCGAAGCCAGAGGGCAATGGATCTGGTTCGTGGACGTGGACGACCAGTGGCCGGCAACCGCGCTGAGTGACTTCCTGAGTCACAGTGACGGCGCGGACGTGGTGGTGGCCTCAGCGCGCTATGTCTACGCCGACCGGAGCCCTCGGTGGATCAGGCCGCCTGCACGGCGGGAGGCCGATGGCCGCGACGCTTTCGGGATGTTGCTGGCGGGTGCCCTCAAGGGGCATCTCTGGAACAAGCTCTTCCGCAAGGACCTCATCGAGGGGGTGAGTTTCACCCCCTCACCGGTCCACTCCGATCTGGCGATGGTCGGAGAAGCCCTCAGCGCGGCCCATCGGGTGCGGCTGGTGGATGCTCACGTCTACGACTACCGCGTGAGACCCGGATCCATCATCACCGCGGGCAGTCCGAGGTACGCGTCCCTGAGCATGGTGGCTGGCGTCATCGACGACTGCGCACGAAGGTTCCCCGATGATCCCGGGATCGCTGCTCGCCATCTCTACTTCCAGCACCGTTTCATCCTGCTGTCGCAGCTCAAGGACGTGCACAACGCGTCGTACTCTGCCCCCGAACGGGACGCCATGATCGCGACGATCCGCCAGGACTTGACCTGGAAGGGAGTGGTGCGTCTGGCTCGCCGGCGAGATCTCCGGAGGGCTGTCATCGCTGGAGCTGCGAAGGCCTCTCGACCGCTCGCCATGGAGCTTGGCCGGCGGCTGGCCAACCGTTAGCCGGACCGCCGGCGCTCGCGCGCCGCGAGCCAGAACTCATCGACTCGTGGCGTGACAACACGTGCGGAGAAGCTCTGCTCGAAGACCTCTCGGGCCCCGCGTTGGAGCGATGCGGTGGCGGCAGGGTCCGCGAGCAGGTGAGCCAAGGCGGCCTGGAGTTCTGCGCGGCCTCCCGGTGGGACGAGGACGCCGGCCTCCGGGGTCACCAGAGACGGTATGCCTCCCACTGTGGTGCTGATGATCGCGTTCCCGCGTGCCATGGCTTCGATGAGGAACATGGGCATGGCTTCATCGCGGGAGGGCAGGACCGCAATGGCAGCAGACTCCAGGAGTGCCATCAGCTCCCCGTGCGTCACGGGGCCAGGAACCTCGATACCGGCCGGGAGGGGATCTGGGATGAGGTCGGCCTCCTGGACCGGGCCGGCGATCACCAGTCTCCAGCCCCGGGGCGAGAGGGCCTCCCACGCTTCGATGAGCAGATCCGCCCCCTTGCGCCGCGTCACGGCGCCACCGAAGACGACCAGGCGCTCCTTGGAGCGCACCTGCGCCCCGGGGACCGCATTGGGGATCTGGACAAGCAATGTGTGGGGAGCCAGCTCGAGCGCAGCTGCGGCCGACTCATCCGAGAGCACGTGCACTCCGTGGGCCTTGCGGAGCACCGAGCCCACCAGTGCGGCTCGCCGGGCAGCGAAGGCGGCGAAGGAGCTTCCGTGCAGCTGCGCGACCACGGTGTAACCCCGGGCGCGACCAAGCCGGAGCAGGCTTCCCTCGCGCAGGAAGGACCCGCCCTGGGACAGGTGCACGACCAGGACGGTGCGATCAGCGTGACGGGCGATCATGAGGCGCATGACCGCGCCGAGGTAGATCGCCAGCGCCGAGACCGGGTTGCTGGCTCCGCGTGACCGCAGCAGCTGAGGCTGGAAGTGCGGAAAATCCGTGTCGAGATAGGTGTTGATCACCTGCGTCATGCCGCCGGCGATCTCCCCCCGCCGGCCAACTTGGAGGGCCGTGAGAGGCTTGGCCTCGAGACGGCCCGAGAACTGCGTGTGCGCCTCGTCGAAGACCTGGTCGATCTCGTGGCGAGCGGTGTCGAGCTTGTCCAGCAACTCGTCGCGTCGCTGCGTCACGGCGTCCAGCCAGTCGGTGACGTCGCCGCTGGATGCTTCGCTGGTGAGCGTGAGGTCGATTCCGGAGATCCCTGCGGCGGCAAAATGCCGTGCGATCTTGTCCGATCCATCGGTCAGCAGGGCCGCGGGCACGGACCCTTCGGTGAAGGCCGCGATCAGGACGTGGAGACGATCGCTGACCGTGAGCACGCTGCGCTGGTACTCCGCACGGAGGAGAGCTTCGCGATCGCCGTGCCGGCCGCCATCCCAGAGGAGGGCTTCTGCCCCGAGGCGGTGTGCCAACTCCGCAGTCTTGGGGTTGTCGCGAATCACCTGGGAGATGGCGACGATCCGCAGATGATGGCGTTCAGCCAGTGCTCGCACCGCATCGACCCAGAGCTGTGGTGTCGTGGCCCGGTCGGACCGCATCGAAACGACGACCGTGGCCCGGTCGGACCGGTCATCCTGCGGCCGGGGACTTCCTTCGCCGAAGGCGAGATCGGGCATGGTTCGGCCGGAGAGATAGGCGGCCGTCCGGGTGTCCCGCCATCGTGTCATCGTCGACAAGGAGATGGAGGGGCGCAGCAGAAACCGCGGGACGGCGGCGAAGTTTCGCGAGCCGGTGCCCACCCGGATGACCGGCTTGCCCCGCATTCTCGCCAGAGCAACGACCGGCAGCATGGCCAGGTGCTCCTTCATTCCTGGGAGCGTGAGCTGGATCTCCCCTGGCTTGAAGACGTACGTGGCTTTCCCGAGCGCAGCCTGGCGCAGTGCTGCGGCATACCACCGGCGGAAGGAACGGTAGAGGCGGTCGGTGTCAGAGATGCCGAGAGCCTGGTCGTAGTCATCGGTACTGGAGCCGACGTAGATGTGCAGGTGACCGTGATCGCGGAGCCGGCGCAACAGCTGCCGCCTCAGGATGATGTCTCCGATGTTCTCGTGCTGGCCGACACCGGGCACGAAGATCGCTAGGCTCATGGGCTCATCCGATCGGTGGTGTGGGGGAGCTCGCGATGGCTCGGCCGGTGGCGCGCAGGATGGTCTGGTCGGTCAGCTCATCGACCTCCACTGCGGTGGCGATCCCGTGATCCGAGGCCAGCTGGGCGATCTGCGCCTGATGATCGTCGACGTGCTCGTCGCGCGACTTCCGGCGGATCGCGAGGATCGGTGACACTCCCAGGTCGAGAAGCCGCAGGAGGCTACCGACGCCAGCATGGCTGATGACGACGTCGGCCTCGGTGGCATATCGGTCGAAATCGGAAGCGGACACCTGGCTGAAGTGCCTCCCCGGCAGTGCGCCGCCAGGCGTGGTGCAGCCTAATTGCCACACCGTGCGCTCATCAGCAAGACCCGTGGAGCGGATCGCGTCGATGAGCGCATCGAAGGCGTAGCCCTCGATCGTGCCGAGGGTGACGAAGAGCGAGGGCCTCTCCACTCTCGGTCGTGACACCGGTGTGACGGTGTGGAAGACGCTCGGGTGAGCCTGCCATCGTGCTCCTGCCCACGAGGGATGCTGGGTGTACAGACGGGCTGAGCGCGTCGCGGCAAGGATGCGTCCGGTGAGGGACGGCCCGTCGACGCGGGACACGCTCTCGATGTACGTGGTGTCGATGCCCTGGAGCCGGGCCAGAGGGAGCGCGGCGACGGCTGGTGCCGCGCCCGTACTGACCGCGGCGTCGAAGGACTCCCGGCGAAGGAGCTGGGCGATCGTGCGGGAAGCCTTGAGTACGCCCCGCCAGTCGCGCGGGCGGATGTAGGGGATGTAGCTGACTCGGCGACCCTGCAACAGCGATTCGCTCTGGGGTGTGCGAAAGGTCAGCCAGAGCGAGTCGTCACTGACGTCGAGTGTGGGGGCGAGACGGACGAGTTGCGCCAGGTGTCCTCCGGTGGAGGCCACGAGGAGGGCCTTCCGCGATGCTGATCCGGTCTTCCGGGTGGGCGCCATCAGTATGCTCCGTTCGGTTTGAGGATGGCCCGAACGGTCTTGAACAGGATGACGATGTCCCCTGCCACCGACCAGTTCTCCACATAGCTGAGGTCGAGCCGGACACTTTCCTCCCACGAGAGGTCGCTCCGCCCCGAGATCTGCCAGGGGCCGGTGATCCCCGGTTTGGTCAGAAGCCGGCGGTGCACGTGCTCCTCGTAACTCGCGACTTCCTGCGCCAGTGGGGGCCGCGGCCCGACCAGGCTCATGGCGCCGCGCAGCACGTCCCAGAACTGCGGGAACTCGTCCAGGGAGTAGCGGCGGAGTACTGCGCCGACCCGGGTGACCCGCGGATCGCGCTTGAGCTTGAAGAGCGCCCCCGACCCCTCGTTCGCTTTCTCCAGCTCTCGGCGATGCTTCTCCGCGTCCGTGATCATCGAGCGGAATTTGTGCATGGTGAAGGTGCGGCCGTCCCGGCCCACACGCTGCTGGCGGAAGAAGACCGCGCCGCCGTCGTCGAGCTTGATGGCCAGCGCGATCACGGCGAAGGCCGGCAGCAGGATCAGGAGAGCGACGAATGATCCGAGGATGTCCACCAGGCGCTTGACCGCGTGGGCGAAGCCCGTGAACTCGGGTAGGTCCACGTGCACCATCGGCAGGCCGCCCACCGGAGCCACGTGCATCCGCGGGCCGGCCACATCGGTCAGGCGCGGAACCACGATCAGTTCCACGGCCACCGTTTCCAGGTGCCACGCGAGTTGGCGAACGGTCTCGCGGGGGACGGAGCCGGTGACCATGACTGCGCCCACGCGGGGGTCGGTGGCGAGTGCCGGCAGATCGGAGAGAGGGATCCGGGGGAGCCCTTCTTCGGGGTTCTCGTCGTGGCCCAGCACCACGGCCCCGACCGGTAGGTAACCCGCGTGGGGCGCGCGCGCGAGCTCGGCGCGTGTCGTCTCCACTTCTGAGCTGCCGCCGACGATCACTGTTCCGAACATGGCGCGGGCACGCGCGCGGCGTGCGGAGAGTGCCAGGCGCCACCCGAAACGCCCGGCGAGCAGGAGGGCCAGGCCGATGGGGAGTGCGGCGATGAAGTAGAGGCGCGATAGTTCGAGCTGGAGGAGGTAGGAGATGACCGCCACGGCACCGAAGGCACCGACGGTGGACACCAGGACCCTGCGGTACTCCTCGATGCCGACGCCGAGGACCCGGCTGGAGCGGGAGTCCGTGGCCGCGAGGGCGATGACCCAGACCAATTGGATGCCGAGCGCGGTGACCCCGTAGTGGACGGGGGCCCAGTTCGTGGCGACGTAGACGGAATCCTCGCCGAAGCGCAGGTACTGGGCTGCGATGAGGGCGGTCGCGATCATCACCACGTCCGTGGCGAAGACGCCGAAACGGAACCAGGAGAACCAGGCGATCGGTCGAACGTCGGTGCCGTCGAGAACCGACGCGTCATGGGGGGTGGCCTGACGCGTCGCGGCCGACCTCGGCCCGCTGGCGCCCGCGGGGTGGCCGGGTGTCCGATCCCTCTCAGCAGTCACTGATGTGCCACCAGATCTGTCGTCCGTATTCCCCCTGTTGTCGCGATGCTACAGACGGTTTGGCCGAAGGCCATGCCAACAAACTTCACTATTCGTCCGACACCAGTAAATGTTCCGGGAGATCCGCGGAAAACGGGTACCACTCGGCGAGTTCTCCGTGCACGATGTAGCGCTCGGCGGTGGACCAGAGCGGATGGCAGGTGGTGAGTGTGATATATCGGCCATTCGCTTCGGCGCCCACCTGGCCCGGAACCGGGGCGAGCACTTCCACCTGGTGTGGCTGCACGATGCGAGTCTCGGTCACCTCGTAGACGAACCAGGCCTGCGCGCTGCGCACGATGAGCCGGTCACCGAGCTCGAGGGCGTCGATGTGCCGGAACGCAGCTCCGTAGGACTGGCGGTGCGCGCCGATGGCGAAGTTCCCCATCTCACCCGGCATCTGGGTCTCGCTGTACCGCCCGGCGGCACCGGTGTTGATCACGCTCATGGCGGAGCCCTCGCGGATGGGTAGGGCGTGGTCCGCACCCCAGCGCGGCACGTGCAGGCGGGCGAAGGGTTCGCCGTCGTCTGCGCGGGAAACTGCTGGTGGATCACCCTCGCCGGGCTCAGCAGACACGGGCTGGTCACCGTCGGCATCGGCATCGTCTGCGCTGGAATCCGGCACCGTCCAACTCTCCTCGAGCCGCTCCAGCGCTGCACGCTGTTCCTGGCCGGCCTCGTAGTCCGTCCAGACGAGGTTCCACACCACGAAGAGCCCCAGGACCACACCGGCTGTGACCAGGAGCTCCCCGACCACGAACAGCGGAGTGAGGCCGCGTGAACGGCGCCGGCGCACTCGTTGGCGCACGCGGCGCCGGCTAGGCCTGGGAGCCTCGGTGGCTGTCACGGGGGATGGCTCCTCTTCCCATTCAGGTCAGCAAAACGTATAGCAGGAAGCCTAATGTGAGAATGAGGATTGCGAGAGTTGAGAACTCCACTCGGCGCCAATACTTTTGGCGCTGGTGATAGGTCCTTTTGGCCATGGTTGCTACTTCCCGAGTATCGGTCGGCAACTGGTCCGCCGGCCCCGCAGCGTACGAGAGAAAGCCTAGGGGTTCAGGGGGTACCCCTGGCAAGGGTTCCGGAATGGGAATCGGCCGATGGTCGTCCGCGGCCTGTGCCGCGGCTACCGGCTGCTCGGCTTCGTTGCTCAGCGTGGCGTCTGGTGAGCTTGTGAGGTGAGGCGGCACCGCAGGGACGCACCGGCGGCCAAGAGGGCGATGGCGCAGACGGCCAGGACTGTGACGGACACGCCGGTGGTACTGAGCGCGCCGTGGCGGGCCGGAGGGACCGGGCGCGGCGTTGTGTCTTGCGGTGGCGCGGCAACCCCCGCTGCAGGCAGGGTCTCCGGTCCAGGTGCGGGTTCCGGGTCTGTGCCGAGGGTTGGGGTCGGCGTGGGCTCGGCGCCGTCGGGTGGGACAGGCGTCGGCTCGGCGCCGTCGGGAACCGCCGAGAAGGAGATCGCGGAGAGGATCTGGACCTGCTCGTGGCGGGTGTCGGGCGGGGCCGCGGACGCCAGTGCGATGTCGAGTTGCACGGCGGTCGCTTCACCCGGATGGGCGATGGTGTCGTGGGCTGCGGCGCCGGGAACCACCTCGTGGCCGTTGAACCGGAACCGAAGCCATTGGTGGATCGGCGCGGCACGCGCCGCCCCGCCGACCTCATTGAGGTGAAGAGCCAGGCGTGCGGTGCCGTGGCCGTGGTGACGGACCCAGAACCTGCTGGTGACCTCTGAGCCGGGGATGAGGAGGTCGTCACCGAACAGGTCTGGTGGTGTCGCGGACCAGGAGCGTCCATCAGTGGAGTACTCCAGCGGTGCCTGTGCAGTAGCGGCGGCCGGTGATCCCGCTACTCCGGAGGCGAAGACCGCGAACAGCAGTCCGAGCGCACAGGCGAGGCCCTTCACTGTGCCTGCGCCCATCGATGTGCCGCCCGCGTGCCGGGCTTCGCTCGCTTCCGGCGCGATCGGGCCCGGATGCCAGAAGCGACCTGCCAGAGGCCGTAGGCGATCAGCGCGCACGCGGCCGCGACGAGCAGCCAGCTGCGCGATCCGGCGTTGAGCGTGGAGTTGACGTGCCCCATCCATGGCACCGAGTACGCCACGCTGCCCCGGATCTGCGCCGGCAGCACCGGGGACGAGTCCGGGGTGCTGTTTGCGTCGCCCTGGGTGGTGAAGGTGCGTTCGCCCGTGGTGGAGGTGTTGACCCCGATGACGCGGTGGGTCACCACGGCTGGCTCGTTGGGGGCGATCTGATAGGTGATGACGTCGCCCGCCTGGATCTCCGCTGCATCGACGGGTTGGACGATGGCGAGGGCGCCGGGCTCCATGGTGGGGCGCATGCTGCCGGTCAGCACGGTGTAGGGCGTGGCGCCCATGAGCTTGGGGATGACGATCGTGGCCAGGGCGATGACGATGGCGAGCGTGAGCGCGAGGGCGCTGAGTGCCGTACCGGCCACGCGGAGCGGCTTAGGCACAGCGAACGCCTCCGGTCAGGTTGTAGGACCTGCGGATCGAAACGGTTTCGCTACTGACCACCGAGGTCCAGCCCGAGGCTCGGTGGATTGCTTGCACTGAGACGTTCACGGGTGTGCCGCCGAACAGCAGGCTCCAGACTCCGCCGACGAGACCTTCGAGGAGGCCCATCCGGAAGGTGTGATCCGTGCGGTTCTGGACCGTGATCGTGTCAGAGTGCGAACCGCTGGTGACGACCACCCGGTAATCGATGGTCCCAGCCGGCCGTGAGGCGGGTGCCGTCCAGTTGACGCGGGCGGCAAAGCCAGAAAGGTCGGTCACATTGGTGCACCGCAGATTGGTCGGCGCGTCCAGGGTCGCCGCGGAGGCCTGGGTGCTGAGCTGTGCGCTGTGCTGCCACAGTCCGTAGGCAGCGGTCGGGGCGGCGATGAGCAGGACCACGAGCAGCGCGATCAGGGTCCGGCGAGGCACACGCCGGCTGGAGGGCTGTGGGTCGCTCATGGGTTCACCTTCTTTGCTCGGCTGTGACGGTCACGGTGACGTCGGCGGGGGTGCCCTGCACCCTGCTCGGCGCCGTGTTGCTGAGGCTGAACCGCACGCAGATCTCTGTGGCGGTTCCGCCGGTCAGGAGAGCAGGGTTCGTCTGCCCCATGGCGTGGGGGGTTCCCGAACACTGGGTGTTCGGGAACCACACCGCTGTGAGGTAGGGCGCCAGGGGTCCAGAGCTCGCGTAGTCGACGCGGTACTGCCACTGCGCGGCGCTGTCCAGGGACACCTGGGCAGTAGCGGTGCGGGCATCTCCCGGGAAGAGGTTGGTCAGCGTCGGTTCCTCGTTCCACTGTGCGTGGACCCGGAAGTCGCTGGTCTGGAGTGCGACGTCCGCTGCCGGCTGGCTGACGCGCCACCATGCGTGAGCCAGGGTGCCGCCGGCGGCCACGAGGAGGACGGCGACGGCGATACTCAGCACAGATCGGCGCAGCATTCAGGACCGTCCTGGTGGGGTCAGTTGCGGGGCTGCTGGGCGAGGATGAACTCCAAGGCCCCGAAATCGACCGAGACGTCGGTGGCGTCCTGGCCGCCGGTGTTCGGGTCGAAGGCCACCGTCACGTGAGCGGTGACCTCATACGGGGCGGCACCGGGCTGGGCTGACGGGACGTCGACGACGTTACCCGTGGAGTTCCAGGCCGTGTCGAGGTCGAGGTCCACGGTGAAGTGCTCGGCGAACTCGGGCACGAGGGCGCTCGCCTCGGTCACGGTCAGCTGCGCATTGAGGTTGTCACCCACGGCGGTGACGAGGAGGTCCTGCGACAGGGTGACCGAGTCGCCGGGCACCAGGCGCAGCGCATCGATGTCGGTGACCGGGGTGCTCCCGTTGAGGGTCCACGTGGCACTCTCGGCGTCGAGCACGAGGTCGAGGTCACCGGTCTGCACGGTGCCGTCGAGTTCCTCGGTGACCGTCCACAGGGCGTAGGTCCCTGCGCCGCCGAGCAGCAGCACGACGCCGGCTCCGATCGCGAATGCACCCTTGGTCATCTTCTTGGACATGTTGCTCCTAGCTTCGTGAGCGCGCTCGAGTGCGCCAAGGCGCGGTGCGCGGGTGTGATGGTTGACCTCTGACGTCACGCGCCTGGAGAGGGGCCGGATCGGCTGGCACGCTACGAAGGTTGGGGCTTTGCCCCTACTCAAGTATTGACCCTCAGTGCCTGGATTTGGACCATAGTTGCGCATGAGTCGCATCACAGGTATGGCGTGGCGGCGGTGTGCTGCCCGGGGGTGGTCCGGCGTGGCCAGCGAGAGACAAAGGGGGATACGCTCAACCTGCTCTCCCCCGCCAACCACAGGAGCAGCACGTGCGCATTTCTGTCATTGGATGTGGATATCTCGGCGCCGTCCATGCCGCCGCCATGGCCTCGCTGGGGCACGACGTCGTCGGCGTCGAGACTGATGCCGCCAAGGCCGAGGCGCTGTCCGCCGGCCGGGCGCCCTTTTACGAGCCCGGGCTTCCCGAGCTCCTCACCGAGGCCGGTGCCAACGGCAAGCTGCGCTTCACCACGAACATCGCCGACGCCGCCGAGGCCGAAGTGCACTTCCTGTGCGTGGGCACCCCGCAGTCCAAGGGCAGCTACGCGGCGGATCTCACCTATGTCAATGGTGCCGTGACCGCGCTGCTGCCCTACCTCAAGCCCGGGGCGTTGCTGGCCGGCAAGTCCACGGTGCCGGTGGGTACTGCTGCGCGCCTGGCCGATCTGGTGGCCGAAGCCCAGCCCAGCGCTCACCTGGTGTGGAATCCGGAGTTCCTGCGTGAGGGCTTCGCGGTCCAGGACACCCTGCACCCCGATCGCATCGTGTACGGGGTGCCGAGCGCCGGTGAGCCGGGTGATGCCCAGCGCGCTGAGGCCTTGCTCGACGAGGTCTACGCGACACCGCTGAGCGAGGGCATCCCCAAGCTGGTGACCGACCGCGCGACCGCCGAACTGGTCAAGGTAGCCGCCAACTCCTTCCTGGCCACCAAGATCTCCTTCATCAACGCGATGGCCGAGCTGTGTGAGACCACGGGAGCGGATGTGACGGCTCTGGCCGATGCCATCGGCTTGGACGACCGCATCGGCCGCAAGTTCCTCAACGCCGGCGTCGGTTTCGGTGGTGGCTGCCTGCCCAAGGACATCCGCGCCTTCATGGCGCGTGCCGGCGAGCTCGGCGCCGATCAGGCACTGCACTTCCTGCGTGAGGTCGACGCGATCAACCTGCGCCGTCGTACCCGCATGGTCGATCTGGCGCGCGAGGAACTTGGCGGCTCGGTGGCCGGCAAGCGCATCGCGGTTCTGGGCGCAGCCTTCAAGCCCGAGTCGGACGACGTGCGCGACTCTCCCGCGCTGAACGTGGCTGCCCAGCTGCAACTCCAGGGCGCCGAGGTAGTGGTCACCGACCCCCAGGCCAATGAGAACGCCTCGCGCGTGTGGCCCACGCTCGCCTTCGCGGATTCGGCCGAGGAGGCGGCGCGCGGGGCCGAGCTGGTGTTGATGCTGACCGAATGGAAGCAGTTCCGGGGCCTTGATCCCCATGACTTCGGTCAGGTCGTGGCCGGCAAACGCATGCTCGACGGCCGGAACGTGCTCGATCCGCAGCGGTGGCGTGGCGCCGGATGGAGCTATCGGGCGCTCGGCCGTCCGTAGCGGCGGAGCAGGCCGCCCAAGGCCAGGAGGGCCAGGGCAGCCAATACTGCTGTGGCGACCCGCGCGCCGGTCTCACTCAGGCCGCCCCCGGGGTCGCCAGGGATAACAGGGCTGCCCGGCGGCGGTCCTGCGCCATCCGGCGGAGCGCCGGGTGCGCTGGGGTCAACTGGATCAACTGGATCAACTGGATCAACTGGATCAACTGGATCGACCGGGTCGACTGGCTGCGTGGCCTCAGCGGCGATGGTGATCGCCGAGATGATCTCGGCTTGGCGTTGGCGCGAAGCAGGCGGCGCGTCCGGGGCCATGGCCACCTCGATGTGGATCGCAACGGGTGCGCCGGGCGGGGCCAGCGGTCCACGTCGGATCTCGCCCGGCTCAACAACCTCACCGCGGAGATAGATGGTGATCCACTCGTGCAGCTCGGGATCGTTCGCCGGGCTGAAGCGATCCTCAAGATGCAGGTGGACGCGCGCAAGGTCGTCGCCGTGGTGGCGTACCCAGAACTCCTCCACCACCGTGGAACCAGGCACGAGCATGGTGTTGTCGAAGAGTGTGTGCGGGGTCGCGGACCACAGCGCGCCGTCCTCGGAGAACTCCAGGCTCGGCGCGGGTGCTGCGGAGGCAGGGGAGGGCCATCCGGACAGCAGGACCGCGGCTAACGCCAGCATCACCAGGCGGCGCATCAGGCTGCCTGCTCACCTTCCCGGATGCGGGCGGGCGTGCGGCTATGGATACCCGAGCCGACCTGCCAGAGCCCGTAGAGGATCAGCGCGCAGGCCGCGCCGACCATGAGGGAGCTGCGTGAGCCGGCGTTCAGGCTGGAGTTCACATGTCCCATCCACGGCACGGCGTAGGCGACCGTGCCCCGGATCTGCTCAGGAACCACCGGGTGGGGGTCGGTGCGAGTGTTGGCATCGCCCTGGGTGGTGAAGGTGGTGCCGGTTGCGCTCACGTTGATGCCGATCACCCGGTGGGTGACCACGGCGGGGTCGTTCGGGCGCGGTTGATAGGTGACCACATCGCCGATGCGGATCTCCTGGGCTTCGGTGGGAGCCACGATCGCGAGGGCACCAGGCTCCATCGCGGGGCTCATGCTGCCGGTGAGCACGGTGTAGGGCATCGCGCCCATCAGCTTCGGGACCACGATGGTCGCGAGTGCGACGACGAGCGCGATGGTCAGCGCCAAGGCGCCGAGAACACGGCCGAGGAGGCGGAGGAGAGGGCGGGAGTCAGGCACAGCGCACTCCACCAAGGATCACGGGGAGGACTGAGGTCTCCTGGCCACGCACCTGAAGTGTTGGGCTGCTCAGCTGCGAGGTCCAGCCTGATGGATGCACCGCGATGACGTTGACGCCAATCCTGCCTCCTCCCAGAAGGAGTTCGAGCAGTCCTCCGACCAGGCCGCTCAACAGGCCACGTGTGATGAGGTAGTTGTCGACAGTCCCCACGCTGACGGTCTGCGGTGCAGATCCGTTCGACGGGCTGAGGCGAAGCTGAAAGGTCGTTCCGACGGGGTACCCGGCGGTCTGCCATCGGATGCGGGCGGACCGCCAGAGCGGCTCTCCCGGCTCGGCCTCGGTGGTGCAGGTGGCATTACTGGGAGTGGCCACCGTGGACGTCGAGGTGTCCCTGGGCGGCAGTGATGCGCTGTGGCTCC contains:
- a CDS encoding UDP-glucose dehydrogenase family protein, with product MRISVIGCGYLGAVHAAAMASLGHDVVGVETDAAKAEALSAGRAPFYEPGLPELLTEAGANGKLRFTTNIADAAEAEVHFLCVGTPQSKGSYAADLTYVNGAVTALLPYLKPGALLAGKSTVPVGTAARLADLVAEAQPSAHLVWNPEFLREGFAVQDTLHPDRIVYGVPSAGEPGDAQRAEALLDEVYATPLSEGIPKLVTDRATAELVKVAANSFLATKISFINAMAELCETTGADVTALADAIGLDDRIGRKFLNAGVGFGGGCLPKDIRAFMARAGELGADQALHFLREVDAINLRRRTRMVDLAREELGGSVAGKRIAVLGAAFKPESDDVRDSPALNVAAQLQLQGAEVVVTDPQANENASRVWPTLAFADSAEEAARGAELVLMLTEWKQFRGLDPHDFGQVVAGKRMLDGRNVLDPQRWRGAGWSYRALGRP
- a CDS encoding signal peptidase I encodes the protein MPDSRPLLRLLGRVLGALALTIALVVALATIVVPKLMGAMPYTVLTGSMSPAMEPGALAIVAPTEAQEIRIGDVVTYQPRPNDPAVVTHRVIGINVSATGTTFTTQGDANTRTDPHPVVPEQIRGTVAYAVPWMGHVNSSLNAGSRSSLMVGAACALILYGLWQVGSGIHSRTPARIREGEQAA